One genomic window of Methanosarcina acetivorans C2A includes the following:
- a CDS encoding ABC transporter permease — translation MISSETETGSVRYILSKVHRSSFVLGKFFFLLLVFTSVSSGIALISLIYQYSSGNAFQFESIILFWVSSSLYLGCFISIFIFISTLSANNKISFTMSAVFLGILIFFILQGNESYLKYITPFFYGAKNMEFMRGFPVEGGYLKVFESLLSMFLYILAFLSMSLVAIKRRDF, via the coding sequence ATCATAAGCAGTGAAACTGAAACCGGGTCGGTAAGATACATCCTCTCCAAGGTCCACAGGTCATCTTTTGTCTTAGGAAAGTTTTTCTTTTTATTACTGGTATTTACGTCCGTTTCCTCCGGAATTGCACTTATAAGCTTGATATATCAGTATTCCTCAGGAAACGCCTTTCAGTTCGAAAGTATCATCCTATTCTGGGTTTCTTCAAGCCTTTATTTGGGATGTTTCATAAGTATTTTTATATTTATCTCAACGCTGTCTGCAAACAACAAAATTTCATTCACAATGTCTGCAGTCTTTCTTGGGATTTTGATATTTTTCATATTACAGGGAAATGAAAGTTATCTAAAATATATCACCCCCTTTTTTTATGGGGCTAAAAATATGGAGTTTATGAGAGGCTTCCCGGTTGAAGGTGGATATCTTAAAGTTTTTGAAAGCCTGCTGTCAATGTTCCTGTACATACTGGCCTTTTTATCCATGAGTTTGGTAGCCATTAAAAGGAGGGATTTCTAA